TTAAAAATGGGATTTAGTATTAAATTATAAGATAGAGTTATTATAGGTTCTTTTTTTCAAGGTTAAATAGTTTATCAGTTAAATAAGAGATAATTTTTTCGAAAAGAGCTTTATATTAATCTTATTCTAGTTGTAAATTACATCATTCCAAGATAGGCAGCACCTAAAATTCCTGCATCATTTCCAAGAGTTGCTGTAACAATTTTTAGATTTTCTAAAATTGATGGGAATGCTACATCTTTTAGTTTTTCTTTTACACGGTCAAATAGGAAATCTCCAGCAAGAGCAACTCCTCCACCTACAACAACAATTTCAGGATCTAGTATGCTAAGCAGATTTCCAATTCCTAATGCTAATTTTTCCGCTTCATAATCAACAATGTCAATTGAAAATTCATCACCTTTTCTAGCAGCATCAAATACATCCTTTGCTTCTAAATCTCTACCTTTTGTCATTTCATAAAGCAGGTTTTGTTTATTTACCGCAAGACGGCTTTTTGCTTCACGGATTATTCCAGTAGCAGAAGCGTATGCTTCCCAGCATCCTTTTTGTCCACATCCGCATAGTTTTCCATTTGGTTCAATTTTAATGTGTCCAACTTCTCCTCCAGCTCCGTGTTCTCCGCTTACAAGTTTTCCATCAACAATAATTCCGCCACCAATTCCAGTTCCAACAGCAAGACCTAGTACATTTTTATATCCTTGAGCAGCACCTTTCCACATTTCTCCAAGTGTAATAACATTAACGTCATTATCAACTTTTACTGGTTTACCAAGATTTTTTTCAAATTCCAATGCCAAATCCATCCCATGTTTCCAAGGGAAATTTGCCCAAAACTTAACAACTCTGGAATTTAACACGGGTCCTGGTACTCCAACACCAACTGAGACAACATTATCAAAATTAACATTAGTTCCTTCAATTTGAGTAATAAGAATTTTTGACAATCTTTGAATTGTTTCAGAAAAACCTTCCATTGAATCAGTTTTTACGATGGTTGTAAAAATGATATTCCCTTTTTCATCAACAAGTCCAATTTTTGTATTAGTTCCTCCCAAATCGATTCCTACATAATATTTCATATTTCCTCCTAAGTACAGTTATTTATATAACACATAGCAAAACATCTTTAAAATTAATTATTA
The nucleotide sequence above comes from Leptotrichia hongkongensis. Encoded proteins:
- a CDS encoding ROK family protein, whose product is MKYYVGIDLGGTNTKIGLVDEKGNIIFTTIVKTDSMEGFSETIQRLSKILITQIEGTNVNFDNVVSVGVGVPGPVLNSRVVKFWANFPWKHGMDLALEFEKNLGKPVKVDNDVNVITLGEMWKGAAQGYKNVLGLAVGTGIGGGIIVDGKLVSGEHGAGGEVGHIKIEPNGKLCGCGQKGCWEAYASATGIIREAKSRLAVNKQNLLYEMTKGRDLEAKDVFDAARKGDEFSIDIVDYEAEKLALGIGNLLSILDPEIVVVGGGVALAGDFLFDRVKEKLKDVAFPSILENLKIVTATLGNDAGILGAAYLGMM